A stretch of Cucumis sativus cultivar 9930 chromosome 2, Cucumber_9930_V3, whole genome shotgun sequence DNA encodes these proteins:
- the LOC101216994 gene encoding DNA repair protein recA homolog 1, chloroplastic isoform X2 codes for MIFISNSMPCKTLPCRTLFPQCAASSGPRQWLPSSLSNAGKRVRELRCEFEVNLNGALSGDFDPRSVDRKKALEAAMNDINGSFGKGSVTRLGSAGGALVETFPSGCLTLDCALGGGLPKGRIVEIFGPESSGKTTLALHAIAEVQKLGGNAMLVDAEHAFDPTYSKAVGVDVENLIVCQPDHGEMALEIADRMCRSGAVDLICVDSVSALTPRAEIEGEIGMQQMGLQARLMSQALRKMSGNASKAGCTLIFLNQIRYKIGVYYGNPEVTSGGIALKFFASLRLEIRSIGKLKSAKGDEEIGIRVRVRVQKSKVSRPYKQAEFEIIFGEGGCILDCAEIMEIVVKKGSWYSYGDQRLGQGRDRALQYFKDNPALQDEIEKTLQTMLTSGTVQMGFQSIRKPLPNQEVLEEFE; via the exons ATGATTTTCATTTCGAATTCCATGCCTTGTAAGACTCTCCCTTGCCGGACTCTGTTTCCACAGTGCGCAGCATCTTCCGGCCCCCGCCAATGGTTGCCTTCTTCACTCTCCAATGCAGGTAAGCGAGTCAGAGAGCTTCGCTGCGAGTTCGAAGTGAACCTTAATGGCGCTCTTTCCGGCGACTTCGACCCTCGTTCCGTCGATAGG AAAAAAGCGTTGGAGGCAGCAATGAATGACATAAATGGCTCATTTGGGAAAGGAAGTGTTACCAGACTAGGAAGTGCTGGCGGAGCATTAGt GGAAACTTTCCCAAGTGGCTGTTTGACGTTAGACTGTGCCTTAGGTGGTGGCCTTCCTAAAGGCAGAATTGTCGAG ATATTTGGACCAGAAAGTAGTGGAAAGACCACCCTAGCATTGCATGCAATTGCAGAAGTACAG AAACTAGGAGGAAATGCGATGCTTGTAGATGCAGAGCATGCCTTTGATCCAACATATTCTAAAGCCGTAGGAGTAGATGTAGAAAATTTGATTGTCTGCCAACCTGATCATGGAGAGATGGCACTTGAGA TTGCTGATCGCATGTGTAGATCCGGTGCTGTAGATCTCATTTGTGTTGATTCTGTCTCTGCTCTTACACCAAGAGCAGAAATTGAA GGTGAGATTGGTATGCAGCAAATGGGTCTGCAGGCACGCCTCATGAGTCAAGCTTTACGTAAAATGTCTGGAAATGCGTCAAAAGCTGGTTGCACTCTCATATTTCTGAATCAAATACGATATAAG ATTGGTGTGTATTATGGGAATCCAGAAGTGACAAGTGGAGGAATTgcattaaagttctttgcCTCACTTCGACTTGAAATACGTTCTATTGGGAAGCTAAAGTCT GCTAaaggagatgaagaaattgGGATTCGAGTTCGTGTTAGAGTCCAAAAGAGCAAG GTGTCGAGGCCATACAAGCAAGCTGAGTTTGAAATTATCTTTGGGGAGGGA GGTTGCATTTTAGATTGTGCTGAAATTATGGAAATTGTAGTGAAAAAGGGTTCGTGGTACAGTTATGGTGACCAGAG GTTGGGACAGGGAAGAGACAGAGCTCTTCAGTACTTTAAAGATAATCCCGCTCTTCAAGATGAAATCGAGAAG ACTCTGCAGACCATGCTGACTAGTGGAACTGTTCAAATGGGATTTCAATCTATTAGAAAGCCATTGCCGAATCAGGAAGTACTCGAGGAGTTCGAATAA
- the LOC101216994 gene encoding DNA repair protein recA homolog 1, chloroplastic isoform X1: protein MIFISNSMPCKTLPCRTLFPQCAASSGPRQWLPSSLSNAGKRVRELRCEFEVNLNGALSGDFDPRSVDRKKALEAAMNDINGSFGKGSVTRLGSAGGALVETFPSGCLTLDCALGGGLPKGRIVEIFGPESSGKTTLALHAIAEVQKLGGNAMLVDAEHAFDPTYSKAVGVDVENLIVCQPDHGEMALEIADRMCRSGAVDLICVDSVSALTPRAEIEGEIGMQQMGLQARLMSQALRKMSGNASKAGCTLIFLNQIRYKIGVYYGNPEVTSGGIALKFFASLRLEIRSIGKLKSAKGDEEIGIRVRVRVQKSKVSRPYKQAEFEIIFGEGVSKLGCILDCAEIMEIVVKKGSWYSYGDQRLGQGRDRALQYFKDNPALQDEIEKTLQTMLTSGTVQMGFQSIRKPLPNQEVLEEFE, encoded by the exons ATGATTTTCATTTCGAATTCCATGCCTTGTAAGACTCTCCCTTGCCGGACTCTGTTTCCACAGTGCGCAGCATCTTCCGGCCCCCGCCAATGGTTGCCTTCTTCACTCTCCAATGCAGGTAAGCGAGTCAGAGAGCTTCGCTGCGAGTTCGAAGTGAACCTTAATGGCGCTCTTTCCGGCGACTTCGACCCTCGTTCCGTCGATAGG AAAAAAGCGTTGGAGGCAGCAATGAATGACATAAATGGCTCATTTGGGAAAGGAAGTGTTACCAGACTAGGAAGTGCTGGCGGAGCATTAGt GGAAACTTTCCCAAGTGGCTGTTTGACGTTAGACTGTGCCTTAGGTGGTGGCCTTCCTAAAGGCAGAATTGTCGAG ATATTTGGACCAGAAAGTAGTGGAAAGACCACCCTAGCATTGCATGCAATTGCAGAAGTACAG AAACTAGGAGGAAATGCGATGCTTGTAGATGCAGAGCATGCCTTTGATCCAACATATTCTAAAGCCGTAGGAGTAGATGTAGAAAATTTGATTGTCTGCCAACCTGATCATGGAGAGATGGCACTTGAGA TTGCTGATCGCATGTGTAGATCCGGTGCTGTAGATCTCATTTGTGTTGATTCTGTCTCTGCTCTTACACCAAGAGCAGAAATTGAA GGTGAGATTGGTATGCAGCAAATGGGTCTGCAGGCACGCCTCATGAGTCAAGCTTTACGTAAAATGTCTGGAAATGCGTCAAAAGCTGGTTGCACTCTCATATTTCTGAATCAAATACGATATAAG ATTGGTGTGTATTATGGGAATCCAGAAGTGACAAGTGGAGGAATTgcattaaagttctttgcCTCACTTCGACTTGAAATACGTTCTATTGGGAAGCTAAAGTCT GCTAaaggagatgaagaaattgGGATTCGAGTTCGTGTTAGAGTCCAAAAGAGCAAG GTGTCGAGGCCATACAAGCAAGCTGAGTTTGAAATTATCTTTGGGGAGGGAGTAAGTAAACTG GGTTGCATTTTAGATTGTGCTGAAATTATGGAAATTGTAGTGAAAAAGGGTTCGTGGTACAGTTATGGTGACCAGAG GTTGGGACAGGGAAGAGACAGAGCTCTTCAGTACTTTAAAGATAATCCCGCTCTTCAAGATGAAATCGAGAAG ACTCTGCAGACCATGCTGACTAGTGGAACTGTTCAAATGGGATTTCAATCTATTAGAAAGCCATTGCCGAATCAGGAAGTACTCGAGGAGTTCGAATAA
- the LOC101217233 gene encoding uncharacterized protein LOC101217233, protein MRLSIARAYLVAPHRAKSIRPICSSSLNPQIPLFLRPPNYSVTLKDFHKWHNWAKILNCSVGSSFVDTDNGPDSTLLHRELKWLVQDAVEDKSLSSELENEIEQNPELGLRNVRLKVGIEELYRLWKQRIHERRPFQYIVGCEHWRDLILSVEEGVLIPRPETEVLVDLVEKVVSDNEALREGLWVDLGTGSGAIAIGICRILEGRGRVIATDLSSIALAVAGYNVQRYGLQDLIELRQGSWYEPLQDVQGKLSGIISNPPYIPSDNIFGLQAEVGKHEPRVALDGGTNGMDELIHLCDEATVMLKLGGFLAFETNGEDQCKHLVNYMENNHKGKFCNLKIVSDFASIPRFITGFLNGAI, encoded by the exons ATGAGGCTTAGCATAGCTCGTGCATATCTTGTAGCTCCTCATCGCGCCAAGTCGATTCGACCCATTTGCTCTTCTTCTCTAAACCCTCAAATTCCACTATTTCTAAGGCCACCAAATTACTCCGTCACACTCAAAGATTTCCACAAATGGCACAATTGGGCCAAAATCCTCAATTGTTCAGTTGGATCATCCTTCGTTGACACAGACAATGGTCCAGATTCCACCCTCTTACACAGGGAGCTCAAATGGCTGGTACAAGATGCAGTTGAAGATAAATCTCTAAGTTCTGAACTGGAAAATGAAATCGAGCAAAATCCTGAACTGGGTCTTAGAAATGTAAGGTTGAAGGTGGGAATCGAGGAGCTGTATAGGCTTTGGAAGCAGAGAATCCATGAAAGGAGACCATTCCAATACATTGTTGGGTGCGAGCACTGGAGGGATTTGATTTTGAGTGTGGAAGAAGGAGTTCTGATTCCGAGGCCTGAGACAGAGGTTTTGGTGGATTTGGTGGAGAAAGTGGTTTCTGATAACGAAGCACTTAGAGAAGGATTATGGGTTGATTTGGGTACTGGAAGTGGTGCAATTGCTATTGGGATTTGTAGGATTTTGGAGGGTCGTGGTAGAGTTATAGCTACTGATTTAAGCTCCATTGCACTTGCTGTTGCTGGCTATAATGTTCAGAGGTATGGATTACAG GACTTGATCGAGTTAAGGCAAGGATCATGGTACGAGCCATTACAGGACGTCCAAGGAAAGCTATCTGGGATTATTAGTAATCCTCCATACATTCCCAGTGATAATATTTTTGGTTTACAAGCTGAGGTTGGTAAACATGAACCTAGAGTTGCATTGGATGGAGGTACTAATGGCATGGATGAGCTTATACATCTATGTGATGAAGCTACTGTAATGTTGAAACTCGGTGGTTTCTTGGCTTTTGAG ACAAACGGTGAAGATCAGTGCAAGCATCTAGTGAACTACATGGAAAATAATCACAAAGGGAAGTTTTGTAATCTGAAAATAGTTTCTGATTTTGCAAGCATTCCAAGATTTATTACTGGATTCCTCAATGGGGCCATATAG
- the LOC116402166 gene encoding E3 ubiquitin-protein ligase UPL6-like: MSALSEVDLRGSIRVSFVNEFGVEEAGIDGGGIFKDVMENITRAAFDVQYGLFKQIADHLLYPNPGSGMIHEQHLQFFHFLEVLLAKVMFEGILVDILFATFFLSKLKQK, from the exons ATGAGTGCATTGTCTGAAGTTGATCTTCGAGGATCG ATACGTGtgtcttttgttaatgaatttggAGTTGAGGAGGCAGGAATTGATGGTGgtggtatttttaaagatgtcaTGGAGAACATTACACGGGCAGCCTTTGACGTGCAGTATGGTTTATTTAAG CAAATTGCTGACCATTTGCTCTACCCCAATCCTGGTTCGGGAATGATACATGAGCAACATCTccagtttttccatttcctcgaAGTTCTTTTGGCAAAG GTCATGTTTGAAGGAAttcttgttgatatactttttgcaacattcttcttgagcaagttaaaacagaagtaa